The following coding sequences lie in one Silvanigrella aquatica genomic window:
- a CDS encoding c-type cytochrome, with product MQAPARVLLATTLVSIAVVLIVLYRYDLLKFGRSGGESASNSAPAASSAPPVSAGSSAVSPEVVANGKKLYETMTCNLCHGADGAADSPTGKAMKATNLKTGQFHANKENLPAVKYIVKVIEEGVAGTGMASFKAQIPNEKDRQDLAEYVHSLVEKK from the coding sequence GTGCAAGCTCCTGCTCGCGTTCTTTTGGCTACGACTCTTGTTTCCATTGCTGTCGTTTTGATTGTTCTTTATCGCTATGATTTATTAAAATTTGGGAGATCGGGAGGTGAGAGTGCTTCAAATTCGGCGCCTGCCGCATCTTCTGCCCCTCCTGTTTCTGCAGGCTCATCAGCGGTGAGCCCTGAGGTTGTCGCTAATGGCAAAAAACTTTATGAAACAATGACATGTAATTTATGTCATGGAGCAGATGGAGCTGCTGATAGTCCCACTGGAAAGGCAATGAAAGCAACTAATTTAAAAACAGGACAATTTCATGCTAATAAAGAAAATCTCCCTGCTGTGAAATACATTGTTAAAGTCATTGAAGAAGGTGTTGCTGGTACAGGAATGGCGAGTTTTAAAGCCCAAATACCTAATGAAAAAGACAGGCAAGATCTTGCTGAATACGTTCATTCTTTGGTAGAAAAGAAATAA
- a CDS encoding DsbA family protein, producing the protein MEENKLTKTSTAKVLGFFVGGLLLGSLATAGVMISKNNKKAADLSAVVGKPILSVDGKTWDTTSLPGEAGMDYFTLQSNIYNAEKNFAGQVAARIALANDSGKKISPTELPKIDELLPVAPVSEQDAKQYYEKVVAQMGNGVFGGQSFDKVKSQLQMQMTQQTMNEAIMRKIQELESTGRIKVLLSAPLSPPVKLDLAGYPVRGNQNSNTVLVEVSDYLCAHCRETEKVIEKIYDDFSSKVKFVNVTYPLNPQGLSGALARGAFCATKQGGKQFRDYHSLAFQISFSKATPPAGVEPTKAFDNESIEIAKQAKLDVPSFSSCLTSNEANEHLIKVQNQFNSSIGFKGTPTFYLNGRLIDVNPQQLEATLKTALN; encoded by the coding sequence ATGGAAGAAAATAAATTAACAAAAACGAGTACGGCTAAAGTCTTAGGTTTTTTTGTGGGAGGCTTGCTTCTCGGCTCTTTAGCGACAGCAGGCGTCATGATTTCTAAGAATAATAAAAAAGCGGCCGATCTTTCAGCCGTGGTGGGAAAGCCCATTTTATCTGTTGACGGAAAAACATGGGATACGACATCTCTACCTGGTGAAGCAGGAATGGACTATTTCACGCTTCAATCAAACATCTATAATGCCGAAAAGAATTTTGCTGGCCAGGTTGCGGCGCGCATTGCCTTAGCGAATGATTCCGGAAAAAAAATCAGTCCAACGGAACTGCCTAAAATTGACGAGTTATTGCCTGTAGCCCCTGTTTCGGAGCAAGATGCTAAACAATATTATGAGAAAGTTGTAGCACAAATGGGCAATGGCGTTTTTGGTGGGCAATCCTTTGATAAGGTAAAAAGTCAATTGCAAATGCAAATGACGCAGCAAACTATGAACGAAGCCATTATGAGAAAAATTCAAGAATTGGAAAGCACAGGTAGGATTAAAGTTCTTTTATCTGCTCCTTTATCACCGCCTGTTAAGTTAGACTTAGCTGGTTATCCCGTTCGTGGAAATCAAAACTCCAATACGGTTCTCGTTGAAGTATCCGATTATTTATGCGCACATTGTAGAGAAACAGAAAAAGTTATTGAAAAAATTTATGATGATTTTTCATCTAAAGTAAAATTTGTTAATGTGACTTATCCGTTAAACCCGCAAGGATTAAGTGGGGCGTTGGCTCGTGGTGCGTTTTGTGCTACAAAACAAGGTGGCAAGCAATTTAGAGATTATCATTCTCTCGCTTTTCAAATTTCCTTTTCTAAAGCAACGCCTCCTGCGGGAGTGGAACCTACAAAAGCATTTGACAATGAGAGCATAGAAATTGCTAAACAAGCAAAATTAGATGTGCCTTCTTTTTCATCATGTTTGACCTCAAATGAAGCTAATGAACATTTGATAAAAGTTCAAAATCAATTTAATTCTTCTATTGGATTTAAAGGAACGCCTACATTTTATCTCAATGGCAGGCTTATTGATGTCAATCCACAGCAATTAGAAGCGACTTTAAAGACGGCTTTGAATTAG
- a CDS encoding tRNA/rRNA methyltransferase → MDKKDRFKDKKSGFQKKEGHRADGFYKKDSFKNSAPKKEFFIGKEETETEIENETEKKERHGEYRKIPKARKNVEMKICGIHSCKMVFDKRPQDIIRVYITEENIKDFNKILKYCVDKKLAYRVITNEEIMKVSESNHHEGVCFLIKKNPTQNYEDYLKDQKQNAKVSCVVALENVQNPHNLGAIMRVCANFGVQAILVSHTDSAVSGAAYRTAEGGAEYIKIITTDNFEKAVRAFRSHDYKVLATSSHTGKSIYEENLPPKMLVIFGSEGNGITASLMQAGDKTVKIPSTGNVESLNIACAASVVLAEHWRGNKK, encoded by the coding sequence GTGGATAAAAAAGATAGATTTAAAGATAAAAAATCTGGATTTCAAAAAAAAGAAGGCCATAGAGCAGATGGATTTTATAAAAAAGATTCCTTTAAAAATAGCGCTCCAAAAAAAGAGTTTTTTATAGGTAAAGAAGAAACAGAAACGGAGATTGAAAACGAAACAGAAAAAAAAGAAAGACATGGGGAATACAGAAAAATTCCAAAAGCCCGCAAAAATGTAGAAATGAAAATATGCGGAATCCATTCTTGCAAAATGGTATTTGACAAAAGGCCACAAGACATTATTCGTGTTTATATTACCGAAGAGAACATTAAAGATTTCAATAAAATATTAAAATACTGTGTCGATAAAAAGCTTGCTTATCGCGTGATCACCAATGAAGAAATTATGAAAGTTTCTGAATCAAACCACCACGAAGGTGTTTGCTTTTTAATTAAAAAGAACCCTACACAAAATTATGAAGACTACTTAAAAGATCAGAAGCAAAATGCCAAGGTATCCTGTGTTGTTGCTTTGGAAAATGTACAAAACCCTCATAATCTGGGTGCGATTATGCGGGTTTGTGCAAATTTTGGTGTTCAAGCTATTTTAGTTTCTCATACGGATTCCGCAGTATCGGGAGCTGCGTACCGTACTGCTGAAGGCGGAGCGGAGTATATTAAAATCATTACGACCGATAATTTTGAAAAAGCTGTACGTGCTTTTCGTTCCCATGATTACAAAGTATTAGCAACTTCCAGTCACACCGGTAAATCAATTTATGAAGAAAATCTGCCTCCCAAAATGCTTGTCATTTTTGGCTCTGAAGGAAATGGCATTACAGCATCTCTTATGCAGGCTGGCGATAAAACAGTGAAAATTCCAAGTACAGGCAATGTAGAAAGCCTAAATATTGCTTGTGCCGCCAGCGTTGTTTTAGCGGAACATTGGCGCGGAAACAAAAAGTAA
- a CDS encoding DUF2058 family protein, with translation MSLRDQLLKAGLVSKKQAQKVDAMTKKQDHDAKKNKQLADVLNAEKLSEIEKIEQEAIKRKELDKDLNKQRDLLIKQREYFYRARQILNSNCLNDSKASEPYYFEENSKVRKVMVTVWQREMLARGKLGIGRPLDEVDEFYIIPLVAAKTIKDIAPQRLLTLHSELDDTEEIDLF, from the coding sequence ATGAGCTTGAGGGATCAGCTTTTAAAAGCGGGGCTCGTTTCAAAAAAACAGGCCCAAAAAGTCGATGCCATGACTAAAAAGCAAGATCATGATGCAAAAAAAAACAAACAACTTGCAGATGTTTTGAATGCAGAAAAACTATCTGAAATTGAGAAAATTGAACAAGAAGCTATTAAGCGTAAAGAGCTTGATAAAGATCTTAATAAGCAACGTGATCTTTTAATTAAACAAAGAGAATACTTTTATAGAGCAAGACAAATATTAAATAGCAATTGTCTAAATGATAGCAAAGCATCTGAACCTTATTATTTTGAAGAAAATAGTAAAGTTCGAAAGGTTATGGTAACAGTTTGGCAAAGAGAAATGCTTGCTCGGGGTAAATTGGGAATTGGCAGACCCCTGGATGAAGTGGATGAGTTTTATATTATTCCCTTGGTGGCTGCAAAAACAATAAAGGATATTGCACCACAAAGACTCCTGACTTTGCATTCGGAACTGGATGACACTGAGGAAATTGATTTGTTTTAA
- a CDS encoding response regulator yields the protein MGHLKGRLVLVVDDEPDLREMLVSELENAQTKTLEAKNGREALQIVKNEKIDLVISDIRMPGGNGIEFLDGAKSLNLKKPVFIFITAFADITKEEIYAHGAEGLITKPFDLPNLLELLEWLSTPPIERYALKPKIEAPKHIKLSQHQNNSTEIIMGRGGALLHTGKEIHEAGSYVHFHITFSNTKELAGIGEVLWNGCANNMGEYCAGVEFRYFTDETRDFGIEILEQSTSKEYVPERKEKLDI from the coding sequence ATGGGGCATTTGAAAGGTCGTCTCGTACTTGTGGTGGATGATGAACCCGATTTAAGAGAAATGCTTGTATCCGAATTGGAAAACGCACAAACAAAAACCTTAGAAGCTAAAAACGGAAGAGAAGCCTTACAAATTGTAAAAAATGAAAAAATTGACCTTGTTATTAGCGATATTCGTATGCCTGGTGGAAATGGAATTGAATTTCTCGATGGCGCAAAAAGCCTAAATCTAAAAAAACCCGTTTTTATTTTTATCACTGCCTTTGCCGACATCACAAAAGAAGAAATTTACGCTCACGGAGCAGAGGGGCTTATTACGAAGCCATTTGATTTACCTAATTTACTTGAATTGCTGGAATGGCTGAGCACACCTCCTATTGAAAGATATGCGTTAAAACCTAAAATTGAAGCCCCAAAGCATATTAAATTGAGTCAACATCAAAATAATTCAACTGAAATTATAATGGGCAGAGGAGGGGCACTTTTACATACAGGTAAAGAAATTCACGAAGCGGGTAGCTACGTTCATTTTCACATTACATTTTCAAATACAAAAGAGCTTGCTGGTATTGGAGAAGTTCTGTGGAACGGATGCGCAAATAATATGGGAGAGTATTGTGCAGGAGTAGAGTTTCGGTACTTTACAGATGAAACAAGGGATTTTGGAATTGAAATATTAGAGCAAAGTACATCAAAAGAATATGTTCCAGAAAGAAAAGAAAAACTTGATATTTAA
- a CDS encoding chemotaxis protein CheW, translated as MNIEDESKDLYLVFRLNQEIYGTEILQVREVIECQIPKPVPNTINSYLGVINVRGEIVGAIDLRVRFGYAAKENSPKNAAMILFNTSNGSLAVLTDQLEGVYHLNFLEKSQKPNIQSNIPNDYIKGMCEFKNNIITIIDIKSILNAQEITNIQEISNLAKDNL; from the coding sequence TTGAACATAGAAGATGAAAGTAAAGATTTATACCTTGTTTTTCGCCTCAATCAAGAAATATATGGCACTGAAATTCTTCAAGTAAGAGAAGTTATTGAATGCCAAATTCCCAAACCTGTTCCCAATACAATAAACTCCTATCTTGGTGTTATAAATGTGCGTGGAGAAATTGTAGGGGCTATTGATCTTCGCGTGAGATTTGGATATGCCGCAAAAGAAAATTCTCCCAAAAATGCGGCTATGATTTTATTTAATACCTCAAATGGTTCACTAGCCGTCTTAACAGATCAATTGGAAGGCGTATATCATTTAAACTTTCTGGAAAAAAGCCAAAAACCAAATATACAATCAAATATTCCCAATGATTATATTAAAGGAATGTGTGAATTTAAGAACAATATTATAACAATAATTGATATAAAATCTATTTTAAATGCACAAGAAATTACAAATATTCAAGAAATTTCTAATTTGGCAAAGGATAATTTATGA
- a CDS encoding CheR family methyltransferase, translated as MTTSPQKNTITHEDLMSDIQGFESLAKILFQRTGIFMDTSEKSYSLMSNRMHKVLRKYSCNSYNEFIKLIETGNAVIMNEFLEVLTTNTTHFFRENEHFIFLKKNMPLVEEYLVKEKRNEIRVWCAAASTGEEPYTILMTILEYLSDKPKFTVKVTATDLNSQVLEKAKEGIYKAEITENVPADHILKYFEKNQKIPPECFQVKEKFRNMIEFNKFNLMNESYYFPHKFDIIFCRNVLIYFPHKIVEDTVVKLSNCLEKKGFLFIGHSEAMIGDKHKLKSVVPAVYQHPSEAPKS; from the coding sequence TTGACGACTTCACCTCAAAAAAATACAATCACACATGAAGATTTGATGTCAGACATACAAGGTTTTGAATCCTTGGCAAAAATTCTTTTCCAGCGAACTGGAATATTTATGGATACAAGTGAAAAAAGCTATTCTTTAATGTCAAATAGAATGCATAAAGTATTAAGAAAATATAGCTGCAATTCCTATAATGAATTTATCAAGCTTATAGAAACAGGAAATGCTGTTATAATGAATGAATTTTTAGAAGTATTAACCACAAATACAACCCATTTTTTTAGAGAAAATGAACATTTTATTTTCCTTAAAAAAAATATGCCGTTAGTTGAAGAATATCTTGTTAAGGAAAAAAGAAATGAAATTCGAGTGTGGTGTGCTGCTGCAAGTACAGGCGAAGAACCTTATACGATTTTAATGACAATATTAGAATATTTATCAGATAAACCCAAATTTACAGTTAAAGTAACTGCAACAGATCTTAATTCTCAGGTTCTAGAGAAAGCAAAAGAAGGTATTTATAAGGCTGAAATTACAGAAAATGTACCGGCAGATCATATTCTAAAATATTTTGAGAAAAATCAAAAAATCCCTCCAGAATGTTTTCAAGTAAAAGAAAAGTTTAGGAATATGATCGAATTTAATAAATTTAATTTAATGAATGAATCCTATTATTTTCCTCATAAATTTGATATTATATTTTGCAGAAATGTTTTAATTTATTTTCCTCATAAAATAGTTGAAGATACTGTTGTTAAGCTTTCTAATTGCCTTGAAAAAAAAGGATTTTTATTTATTGGTCATTCCGAAGCTATGATTGGCGACAAGCATAAATTAAAGTCGGTCGTTCCTGCAGTATATCAACACCCATCAGAAGCACCTAAAAGTTAA
- a CDS encoding DNA recombination protein RmuC — protein sequence MEYLNFLTINSFITIPLLLFIVYRLENSIKKKELSLKIESIEEKILKTLKEEIRNNREESSLSLRRTRQELSENLALLLGNLTQNNNQALKDVRETVEKQMMHIRRENETKLEQMRVTVDEKLHTTLEQRLNASFQLVGERLDQVNSGIGEMQRMASDVNSLQKILGNIKTRGVFGEEQLDRILSDFLTPEQFERNVKTKKASSAYVEFAVKLPGQQHDRTPLWLPIDAKFPMEDYQKVLDLSEQGKIEETKNSLKQLELKIKLFAKDIKAKYIDPPYTTDFGILFLPTEGLYSEVLRINGLQEFLRREHQVIVTGPATLVALLNSLQMGFRTLAVEKRSDEIRRLLTAVKKDFYKFAELLEKTQEKLDDASKQIGEASHRSKQISNKLTKVEMIPQEGQIGILNINGE from the coding sequence ATGGAATATCTAAACTTTTTAACAATCAATAGTTTCATCACTATTCCGCTTCTTTTATTTATAGTATATCGCCTTGAAAATTCTATAAAAAAAAAGGAACTTTCATTAAAAATAGAGAGTATTGAAGAGAAAATTTTAAAAACCTTAAAAGAAGAAATCCGCAATAATAGAGAAGAAAGCTCCCTCAGCTTAAGACGAACAAGACAAGAATTATCTGAAAATTTAGCTCTCCTTTTAGGCAATTTAACTCAAAATAACAACCAAGCCCTCAAAGACGTCCGCGAGACTGTAGAAAAGCAGATGATGCATATCCGGAGAGAAAATGAGACAAAATTAGAACAAATGCGCGTCACAGTTGATGAAAAATTACACACGACATTGGAGCAAAGGCTAAACGCATCTTTTCAATTGGTTGGCGAAAGACTCGATCAAGTCAATTCTGGAATTGGGGAAATGCAAAGAATGGCTTCTGATGTAAATAGTTTACAGAAGATACTAGGTAATATTAAAACCAGAGGGGTTTTTGGAGAAGAGCAATTAGATAGAATTTTAAGCGATTTCCTTACTCCTGAACAATTTGAGCGCAATGTCAAAACCAAAAAAGCAAGCTCCGCCTATGTCGAATTTGCAGTGAAATTACCGGGACAACAGCATGATAGAACCCCACTTTGGCTCCCTATTGATGCCAAATTTCCCATGGAAGACTATCAAAAAGTTTTAGATTTAAGTGAACAAGGAAAAATTGAAGAAACAAAGAATTCTCTTAAACAACTCGAATTAAAAATAAAACTCTTTGCAAAAGACATTAAAGCGAAATATATCGATCCTCCATATACAACCGATTTTGGCATATTGTTTTTGCCAACAGAAGGATTGTATTCAGAGGTTCTTAGGATTAATGGATTGCAAGAGTTTCTGCGTCGTGAGCATCAGGTCATAGTGACAGGCCCCGCAACTTTAGTTGCTTTGCTCAATAGCTTACAAATGGGATTTAGAACTCTGGCTGTAGAAAAACGTTCTGACGAAATTCGTAGATTGCTGACCGCAGTGAAAAAGGATTTTTATAAATTTGCTGAGTTGCTTGAAAAAACGCAGGAAAAACTTGATGACGCAAGTAAACAAATTGGAGAGGCCTCACACAGGTCAAAACAAATATCTAATAAGTTAACTAAAGTTGAAATGATACCTCAAGAAGGACAAATAGGAATTTTAAATATCAATGGAGAATAA
- a CDS encoding chemotaxis protein CheA, whose amino-acid sequence MSDQDDLKQFIATFMEEAEETLESWEKTCLEMEKNPSSDSFTTLFRYAHNLKGSSRSVNLDAFASFIHKVEDVITLLRDGKCEYTPAYVALFFKCHSLMEYWCDNLKENIEFVPDEIADIEKIIEEFTSLNSSSDIPKILDGHEFGIFSNNELKIEQDSTNKEKNSDKNLNNIDFNISKNKSYDTIRISSSKIDIIMHYISELCTHHSIISHCNLIGKYNSKSFSNSIQICEKIIKELQSNVFSLRMLPLTSLFQRLERAAKSLAIQQNKDLTIDTEGLHVELDKNIIEKFVDPLVHVIRNAVDHGIEKTEERISKNKPIKSFIHISAKQNTSHVTITITDDGKGINPNIILKKAIQKNLISENAKLSEQEIYQLLFLPGFSTADSVTEVSGRGVGLDVVKQVLEEIGGYVNIKSQIDRGSSFEFNLPSNLSIIDVLTINVSNLKYVVPISEINEVLDLSKLVSNKVTNSEKVSMINNIPSIIKNLGEYLKNEINFEENKNSEKQVGLIVELNSTLYIFEIDEIIGIESVVFRKKSEKFQNLKYFTGSTVLPSGEPAFILSLKELINQLIIPMENHIKQETKEMMS is encoded by the coding sequence ATGAGCGATCAAGATGACTTAAAACAATTTATAGCCACATTTATGGAAGAGGCAGAAGAGACTTTGGAAAGCTGGGAAAAAACATGCCTTGAAATGGAAAAAAATCCTTCGAGTGACTCCTTCACAACTTTGTTTCGGTATGCGCATAACCTTAAAGGCTCTTCGCGATCTGTTAATTTAGATGCTTTTGCATCCTTTATCCATAAAGTTGAAGATGTCATCACGCTTCTGAGAGATGGAAAATGTGAATACACACCCGCATACGTTGCCTTGTTTTTTAAATGTCATAGTCTTATGGAATATTGGTGCGATAATCTAAAAGAAAATATTGAATTTGTACCAGATGAAATTGCAGATATTGAGAAAATCATAGAAGAATTTACTTCATTAAATTCTTCTAGTGACATTCCTAAAATACTTGATGGCCATGAATTTGGAATATTTAGTAACAACGAACTTAAAATTGAACAAGACTCAACAAATAAGGAAAAAAACTCCGATAAAAATTTAAATAATATAGATTTTAATATTTCAAAAAATAAATCTTATGATACCATTAGAATATCTTCTTCAAAAATTGACATTATAATGCATTATATTAGTGAATTATGCACACATCATTCGATAATTTCTCACTGCAACTTAATTGGTAAATATAATTCAAAATCATTCTCGAATTCAATTCAAATTTGTGAAAAAATAATAAAAGAACTACAATCAAATGTATTTTCATTAAGAATGCTCCCCTTAACATCATTATTTCAAAGATTAGAAAGAGCCGCTAAATCTTTAGCCATTCAACAAAATAAGGATTTAACTATTGATACAGAAGGTTTGCATGTTGAACTTGATAAAAATATTATCGAAAAATTTGTAGATCCTCTGGTGCATGTCATTCGTAACGCTGTAGATCATGGAATTGAAAAAACGGAAGAAAGAATCTCAAAAAACAAACCCATAAAATCCTTTATTCATATTTCTGCAAAACAAAACACAAGTCATGTGACGATTACAATTACCGATGATGGAAAAGGAATTAATCCCAATATAATATTAAAAAAAGCAATTCAAAAAAATTTAATTTCTGAAAATGCGAAATTAAGTGAACAAGAAATATACCAGCTTCTTTTCTTACCTGGATTTTCAACAGCAGACTCAGTAACAGAGGTCTCTGGCCGTGGCGTTGGATTGGACGTCGTCAAACAAGTTTTAGAAGAAATTGGTGGATATGTAAATATTAAAAGTCAAATAGATAGAGGCTCTTCATTTGAATTCAACCTTCCCTCAAACCTTTCCATCATTGATGTCTTAACTATAAATGTTTCTAATTTAAAATATGTTGTTCCTATTTCTGAAATAAATGAAGTATTAGATCTTTCAAAATTAGTTTCAAATAAAGTCACTAATAGTGAAAAAGTTTCAATGATTAATAATATTCCTTCTATCATTAAAAATTTGGGTGAATATTTAAAAAATGAAATTAATTTTGAAGAAAATAAAAATTCTGAAAAGCAAGTAGGATTGATAGTTGAATTAAATTCAACTCTTTATATTTTTGAAATTGATGAAATCATCGGTATTGAGTCTGTCGTATTTAGGAAGAAAAGTGAAAAATTTCAAAATCTCAAATATTTTACAGGCTCTACCGTTTTACCAAGTGGCGAACCGGCATTCATTTTAAGTTTGAAAGAACTCATAAATCAGCTCATTATTCCCATGGAAAATCATATTAAGCAAGAAACAAAGGAGATGATGTCTTGA
- a CDS encoding phosphatidate cytidylyltransferase: MLKTRLATAAVFSSIIIYVLSFSPAPLFYPLFVTITTLAIFLSGTEFAALRWNIMDGSTAVEQPRPKLKAKHFAIGFSYAFLIISYSVSNTIFANDPQKILILPISWTFFCFFLSAALIYRNASDMHTASNKLLNVIAGFIYLALPAACLTKLSLLHFDGSYRSAQLYFCLATILMGDTGAYFIGSRFGKHKLIPKISPKKSVEGAAGGLFFSGITALLLNYFFNLPFPAWYAILIGICMGIAGQIGDLMESAFKRAGGYKDSGNLLPGHGGFLDRIDSLILGIPVAFLFFSLYK; encoded by the coding sequence ATGCTTAAAACTCGATTAGCAACTGCCGCCGTTTTTTCCTCAATCATAATTTATGTATTGAGCTTTTCACCAGCTCCCCTTTTTTACCCTCTTTTTGTGACGATCACAACTCTAGCCATTTTTCTTTCGGGAACGGAATTTGCAGCCTTACGATGGAATATTATGGATGGATCCACTGCCGTAGAACAACCGCGCCCCAAGCTTAAAGCAAAACATTTTGCCATTGGATTCTCTTATGCCTTTTTAATAATATCTTATTCCGTTTCCAATACTATTTTTGCAAATGATCCGCAAAAAATTCTTATTTTACCTATTAGCTGGACATTTTTTTGTTTTTTTCTATCCGCCGCCCTGATTTATCGAAATGCTTCCGACATGCATACGGCATCTAATAAATTACTAAATGTTATTGCAGGTTTTATTTATCTTGCGTTGCCTGCGGCTTGCCTGACAAAACTTAGCTTGCTCCATTTCGATGGCTCCTATCGCAGTGCGCAACTTTATTTTTGTTTAGCTACTATTTTAATGGGTGATACAGGAGCCTATTTTATTGGCTCTCGTTTTGGAAAGCACAAATTAATTCCAAAAATCTCTCCTAAAAAAAGCGTTGAAGGAGCGGCGGGCGGGCTCTTTTTTAGTGGCATCACAGCTCTTTTGCTCAACTATTTTTTCAATCTCCCTTTCCCCGCTTGGTATGCCATTTTAATAGGAATTTGTATGGGAATCGCAGGACAAATTGGCGATCTTATGGAAAGCGCCTTTAAACGCGCGGGAGGTTACAAGGACAGTGGCAATCTTCTCCCAGGGCACGGCGGCTTCCTTGACCGTATTGACTCACTGATACTCGGTATTCCCGTAGCATTCCTCTTTTTCTCTTTGTACAAATGA